The genomic region GGGAGAGGGCGTCGCAGTCAGCAAACGGGCTGTCTGACAAGCTGtatacacaaagaaaaaaaaattcctttCCTTTATcctcaacaaaaagaaaaaacaaggtgGAGAAAGAACGCAAAATTAACTTGGCTATCACTGCTGCAAACAGTGGCAACAAACCTAGAATTTAACACTGGTGGTtgaacttaaaaacaaaaagggtgTCTGGCTGAACTAAATCAAGCCACTGTTGAAGCAGAGTATTAGCAAAGAATAAAGTTACATGCCATCAACCTAGTAGCCAGAGATGTGTAACTGGTTACAAGCGGCAAGTGAAGCAGGATGACGTCACAGATGTGCTCCTACTGGGTGATTTTAGCTCCGCCACTGACAGGCAATGTCAACTGAGAGCTGCGATGATAAAGTAACAGATAGAACAGGTGGTTGTTTGACGCAGAGGTGAGTCTCTGACAGAGTCAGGTCGGACATTTGGCGAGCAACTTGATTCGCTGAGTGAGACGATTTGATCATGGCCCTCACTTCCTTATTAAGGTGGTGGGTGAGGATGAGTGAGGTTAAGGGAGGGAAGGGCACAAATGTGTCAAGGATCAAGTGGCTTTTACTTGTCAAGTAGCACAAGGTGCATTTTCACCCCTTCGAGAATGGTCTGCGACCCCAGAATGAGTTCCTTCGTTGTCTCCTTTCCGGGGCAGCAATGTCTGAGGAGTGTGTGGTGTCGTCCAGACCtcccagtcacacacacacacccatcaaCGTTCTGATTGCAGATCAGTGATTTGTAGTAATGTTGTGAGGAATGGAGACAAGGAAGAGAATTCATTCAACATCTAAATGGACCGAACTGAGACCTTCAGTccctgttttcattttcagcccACGTTCTTTTGCACAGCCAGggatctgtccatctgtcccacaTAAGCCCATCCATCCCCCCTCTCCTCGCCTTGGCGTTGAAGGCTTTTCCCtcaccccctcacacacacataggcagGCGGCAGATCAGATCATCCTGTTGCGTTTGTGTGTAGGGGAgtctgtgatgacatcactgcactGGGTGGAGTTTCGTTTCCTGGTTCCTCCCCCTCCAGCAGAGGCAGAGCCTGTAGAGTCCAGATGCAGTGCCATCTCTTCCGAGATGAAAGTGTTCAGGTCGACGTCTTGGAGCCCGTTGCGCCTGCTGCGGCACACCGGCCCCGAGCCAGAAGATCCACCTACACCAGCACCACCTCCATTACTGCTGCTCCCACTCACATGTGTGGGAGACCCTGGAGCACCGGAGCGCACACTGATACTCGCCATGGCTCCACTCAGACCTGTGAAGGGAGGAGGGGACAGgatagagaggagagagcagcatCAGACCAAGGGCATCAGTGGATGGAGAAATGCAACggatatcatatgaaaattCTGATAgcgagattaaaaaaaaaggatccaAAAAACCCTCAGTCAGTAGCAGCTGCAACTATTCATCTCCATTATTTATGGACTTTGCAATGAGGCAAGCTACCTTTGAATGAAGGCTACATGTACATCAATGGCGTCTTTTAAGTGGACGAACAGTGACAAACAACCAAGCACATCAttgtatcatcatcatcatcatcaccatcaatcCCATATTCATCATATTTGCACGACCCCAAATGACAACCGTCCGATCCAAGTGGCATCAACACACAGGGGCAGAAAGATGGTGCCTCATCTTCCCAGAGAGggtatttgtgggaaaaaatgttttgcgCTGCTTAAGCATGTCAGTCATCAAAGCTTAAGTGTTCATCTCTAATCTTAAGACATGAAGGGAGTGTCACTTTTTTCCTCTGAGATATAACCAGCTCCTTGGGGGAGCTACTGAAATGTGTAACCGGGCAAGACGTTCCCTTGTGATGGGAAGGAGACAACACGTAAACAACCTTATCATTTGTCAAGGTCACTCGCTCAGGCCGTAGCGTCAATGGCTGTTTCCGTCTCCAGGTCATCGCTTAGTGCCAAAACTTAGGCTGAACAAAATGACTCTTAACTCGTCATAACTTCAGTCATGATGTCGAAGTGGCACGTATATCTTCAAACCACAGTATGGTAAACTAACGGAAAAACAATTTCTATCCCTGAGGGATGTAAATCATAAGCTTCGTCATTATACGATACAGATAATATTGGTAAATATCCTTATTGTCTTTTCTTACCTAGCACTGAGGTGCACTTGGACATGTTGCCTGGGAATTTGAAAATAtgggtgtatttttaaaattaaagtgtGAATAAGTGTTTTAATTTTGCATTGATAGTATTGGATCGTTAATCATTGAATCATTATATCAATCCATGTTGGTGTAATTGTTATACCCCTACTATCCCCTTATCCCCTCACTGTAAAGATTAGAGTGTTCTCTAAATGCTCACGTACTGTATGAACTGTATTCATGATGCACTGCACGTCTGTTAGAAATACAGAGTTCATGTGTGTCACCACACTgaacaaacattctgtgaatTTGATTGTTAAGAGTTGGCACTGGACAGAAATGTGAAATGCAATTTGTCCATGTAAAATCAAAATGATTTTGTCTGCcccaacacacagacactggtTGTGAAATGCAAAAGGTATCTGATAACTGAAACCCCCTGACACAGACTGAACTTGTGTTTCTGTAACCTAAACCACCAAATGCCTAACATCATCCATGCTAACCTCAGCAGCCATTTAAAATGTGGGGACATTTAGATAATGTTCTCAGCACTCGTGTGCACCGACAGTACAGCAGAAATACCAACATACAGTAAAGAAACTGcattacaaacaaacagcagcgtCTGCATATTTAAAACCAGGGTCATTATTAGCGGACTGCTTTCGCTTGTGCTTAAGTGGGACGTTccctctcacaaacacacacacgagggGCTGAGAACGTGAGGCCCTCTTTCACCATTGGCCAATACTTACACACCCGTGCGTAACATACCCTTATCTCTGCGCCATATGTGGCAGAGTACGATTACTGAGGGACAAGCATGTGCTAAAACACTCTCTCgcacacataaaaaacatgctGCACCTCAGTGTTTAGacttattttaacattttatagtTCTGCTTCAGGTGATGATAAATGAGCCAGCTGGTATGTATGAAAGACATTTTCACACAAACACTCTATAACACATTGCCAAACCTTAAATAGCCTTATAGAACAGCAGTAACACTGATTTTCTATCCAACAATGTGGCTGCCTCATGGGTTGTAAACCATGCCTCTGATTTGGTGGCTAGAATGACTACTGGTGTGTAAGCTGTGTGCCATGCTCACACTTAACTCACCATGCAGTGCTATGGCCTCCCTGAAGGGCTGGAGGTCTGCTTCCACAGATGAGCCAGTCTCCGCTGGTGAATTAGCCCGGCTGGGGGCCACCATAGTCAGCCGAGGGTTAGCCCTGCTACTCCTGTGTGGTGGTGCTTTGCCACATAGAAAGCTGATAAGATCCTCCCTGCGGATGGTTCTCCGGCGCTTTTTCACCCAGGCCAACATGTCCTGCAATTCAATACAGGAGTGATACATCCATTAGTTAAGCAAGGTTTAATTTCATTAACAAACACTAATGCATTTTCCCCCCTTTCAGCACTCCTGTGCTCCCTAATGTAGGGAGGTGTTATATCACATTTTGTTCAGATACAAGAGAATGGAGGTgcttaacaaaggtaacagagGAACAAGACCCACCCTATTACGGCGCTGGTGGCCTATCTGGATGCCCCGATCAAAGCTTCTCTGATGGGCTTCAGCACTCTCTGCGATGGTGAAAGGcatcatgaaaataatcattgttCATTATCATGTATTCCAAAGCAGCGCAAACATGTATGGTAACAGTGACAATGTTTTAGTCCAAAGCCAGAAACCATTAGGAAATCTTAGTATCATGGATTATAACGTACatacttttagctctgtttgtttttgtgacaacataaaaaaaacatgactggCAGTTTTTAAATCAGCAGCAAATTAACAACTCGCTAGTACAACTCTACCTGGGAATCCTTTGCCAAGTTTTGAGGAATAAGTCCACCAAATTAGGAGTCAAGTCCAGTACAATCTCATTCTTacaactgacaacaaaatatCTCTGTTTCACCAGTGAATTCCTGACATTGTTATAGACTTTTAAATGCAGTGTTTTAACCCTACAGTGAACATGCCTTTCACTGCCATACAATAACCTACAAGCCCTGTCACAGACTGATCAATATGGAGCTGATAAGAGTGTTTACATCCTGTCAGAGGAGCCTAAAAACATGTCAGTATTTACAAGTACAATGACAGCCTGTTTGGTGTAAGGaagcacaaaaacaacagtaggTGTAGTAGTTGGCAGCAATAAATCTTGCTCAGAGGCACAAGGATGGAGAAAGGAGTGATGTGGTTTGATACCTTTGTAGAGGTTGGTAAGGGCTGTTGCAGAGTTCTGAAATGGCACCCACAATGACAGGCCCTGCTGATGGCATACTCTGTCTGTGGGAACACAGGAGAAATATGTTTGGTTTCTATACATTACATGCTGCCATAATTTCAAAGCAAAGCAATCTTGACTAATGTGACCAAAGGACAACAGAACATCTGAGAGCCACTACAGCTTGGTGATGACAGGGTTGACGTGAAGATCATTTTCATTCGCCATTTTGTCTTACATCTACAATTGCAGGGACAGGGTTTGGcataaaaataactgtcagCCAGCGCTAGATGGCCAGCTTGGCAGCAGCTTGTTTAGCAAGAAAGCACCGACACACAAACTTACTGCCCTCTCAGCAGTAAAGTTGCAGAGCCATGTCAAACATGCATGTCAAACACGGATAGACTTAACAAGTCGAGCTCTGTCAACAAGGACCGGAATGTAATGCGTCTGAAAGCACCACAGTCGCAGCATACTGTAGACAAACCAATATTTCCACAGCGAACCAATACTATCCTCGCCATTTTGTGATTATAACGCTAGCTTAACTTGCGCGTTGCTAAACAAACTGCCCACTCAGCGGCAAACCGGGCGTTTTGGGACTAGAGTATATTATGTGGCGTTAACTTTATATCTTTAAATCACATTTCAACAGCTAATCGCGCCCGGTGTAACAGATGGTAACACTGACAGTATACAAGAGACTGTCATCTGGGAATGTCGCGTAGCTACGGTTGTTGTTACCATCGCCATTTTGTAACTAGCCTGGCTATCGTTACGTTAGCTATCAGCTGCTGTCTAACTTGGTGTCAACAAGCAGTCTTATTGACAAAGGTTTTCATATTAACTTTAGCAGCTTAAATTATGCCAGTCCCAATAGATATGTTTGTTTAACAATAAAACGAAGTGTAAAACGTCGGATTCGAGTtcataactattttttttcgCTGGCTAACACAGCTAGCTAAATTTAGCATTGCAAAATCAGCTGTAAACGTTACCCAGTACTGGCCACTGAGTTTGCTAACGAGCTACTTAGCATTCTGCCGACAGTGACGCTACCGTTAGTTCACTGTAACGCCCGGTAAGTAGCCAGTGTGCTAACCAACAAGCCAGAAGCGTACTAGCAATGTAGCGTTAACTATAGTTAGACGAACAGTCAAAAAGACAGCGCTGATTTAAACCTTTGTATAACTGTGCCACAGCAGTGGCGGAGTTCTGGAAGAGATGCCACAGTTTTTCTTGATCGTTGTCGGCCTCCTCCTCGCTCGGCTCCCTTTGCTCCGCTTCGGCCAAGCACTGCCGCTCCCATTTTGAGAACCAGTGCTCGGGTCCGTGTTCCTGTATCTCCGAGTCTCCGTCTTCCTTCTTTTCCTCCATTTAATGCACCTAAACTCGAGTAAAACGCGGCTTTAtgtgttaaaaaatgaatatacGGACCCCGTATGAAGAATTATGTTAATAAATTCATGAATACTGTTAGCGTTTTAATATTTCGCACTACAATACAACGCAGTTCCCTATCCTAACTGCCATCTGTGAAGATAAGCTTAGCCAACTATTTTTCCTGGTAGCCGACGTCGAAATATATACAAGCAGACTACCCTGTTATGCGCTTGACCCCGCCCATTTTACCAGATGTCAGCTATGATTGGCAACATGAGCACTGCAGGGTGGGCTCGAGAGCCTTTCTCAGAATGTCATTGGCTCTTGGACACGTCCGTCACAGCATTGACACAAAAGAACCACCGAAAAAAATCCCCATTTACTAAAGCTTGCGAGAGAGCGCAAGATTTGTCGTGAAAACAGcgcaaatataatataatataatataatataatataatataatataatataatataatataatatgttttagAAGATACcttttaaataaaggttatcaTCAATATAATTTTCTGTGAATTTATTCATCGCCCCTCGTTTTAATTCAGAACCTATAGGCAAGAAAATGACTTCATTTATTATATCATATAAcatatatatcatatcataACTTCTATATTTCCACAGCAACAACCTCTAATATTAGCTGATAATTATGAACACCCAATAAATCCACATATGACTCTCTCATGATGATTTATCCATAATatttgatgtatttatttttgatgtttaataaaaaatactttaataaTGAGCACTAACCATAACATAAAATGAAACGAGATAGACGAAAGTGAGacagtcattttaaaaaaacaaaaaaaaaaaaacaactgcgaCGCTATCTCAGACTGAGTCCTGGTGTAGTTCTCTCTTTATCCACTGCAGGGTGCCATTTACTCAGATCTGAAGGTTTGTCTAACACAGACACGCACAGTCTGGTGTCAACACTGCAGATATGGACCAGTACAAGTGTCAATAACATATTGAACAGTGTCTAAGTAAAAAGATAATTAATGACTGGACGTAGATTGTCCCTCACAATGGTTATATTCAATGATATACAAGTTGGTAAGTTTCACCAGTGAGTaaagtgacatttttatttgtacTGTCATATTTCTCTCTCTGAGCTGAGTCACAATTATGCATGGAGGCTTGCACTGTTGCACTTTTAAAATTTAtcaatttatgtatttgtttttgtatgtatatgtattggctatttattttgaataaataaatgatttattacCTGATTTTGGCAAACATCCCTCTACGAAATAAGTGAAAAATGGTCTCATCCGAGGAAGGTTGCAGGCTATTTTTGGTGGATGGATAAACTTATTTTGGATAATCTAAATTAGAACCTAATTTTGGCAACTTACCCTACTTTAATTGAGCCTTGAATAATACAGTACTTGCAGCAAAAGTGGGAAAACACCTGTTAGCAGCCCCCTGAAATCTTGAAGGACATCACAAGATCATGCTGCATCACATCATCAACAAGATAAATTAAATACATGTGTAAATAAGTGAGTAAATTGAGTAAATtacataaaatgaaaactaGACTAAATGCCACAAAGCAGCAATGGGCCCCCATCAACAGAGTGCAGGTCACCTAAGACAGTATAGTGGAAAGTATCCTATGAAATGCTGTTCCATAATGTAAAGTTGTAAAGTACGTTGgagtaaaaaatgaaattaaaataaaattaagtgaaattaaattaaataaaaaaaatcctgcattcATGTTTGTAGCATGACCCTTCAGTAAAATGCACCCCCATTTGAAAAGGGGCCCCTGTCTCCTGTTAAtggataaaatgtgttttttattattttatttaatgggTGATAATATGCTGTTCTTCAAACTCCACAACAAACAATACATAGAAGGTAGCGTTAGCGCCACTGGAACTGGATCAGAGAATATAAGATGAACATATttcatttgttgcctaaaatgTGCTGTTTCATATGTGTTAAAATAGccattaataaaataaagaagaaaaacttCAATATAACAGGTGATTTCAAACTTTTGGATTTGCATTTCAGTGCATGCATTTCAGTACCACACCAGACAACGATTTCCCCCCTGTTCAAGTCATTGTAAATCACTGATTGGGCCCTCAGTGCAACATGCAGTCACCAGTATGCCTAGGCCCGTATTATCATTCTTATAATCTCCATTAATCTAATAATTTTTGTACGTACTTTAATATATTCCCCTGTACCCGATGCACACGCCTGATCCCTATCATTTAACATGGATGTGAACCTGGCCGGGGATGGGCCAGTGTTTGGATCTCCATGCGGATGTGACATTTCAGAGAGAAAAGCGCGACCGCCATTTTGAGATTTACCTCAGACTCAACACACATCACAAACCACGGGAGGAGCGGGTTGAGAGCCACACAGCTCAGGCTAACATTGTATGACCGGGCACATTCCTCACCACAAACAGGAGGTTAGCTCGAAATGCAACCAGGTGCCGCGTTTTGTCGTTTATCGTGTTAGGGCGGTTTGGGGGAATTGTTTTATGTCGGGCCGTGGCAACTCTCATCTCCGCGAACTTCCAAATTAACATCAGTGCTATTCCGTATTGGAAACTGGTTTGAATGGATAGGTTTTTCCTCCGCTCTTCCCCAGACGAGGGACAATCGGAGGAGCACACGGACTGGGGATATCGCAGGCAAAGTTGTTGAATGTGTGTCTATAGCAAATGAACcgttgttttcattgttgttgtACCTATATCAGCAGTTGGCTGCCTAGTGTCAGGTAGCTTAACGCTAGCTATAAACAGGGTATTTGTTCCCCAACATACAGGTCGTGCTGTGCGTTGTCTTATTGCCCCACATTTCCCGGGGTAAAGCCGGATTGATTTAGCTAATTTCAGCGGGCCTCCCTCCTCGGAGCCCCGGTCCATCCATCCCACCCCCCGCCGTCAGCCAGCGACTCGCACCCACCAAAGGCGCCGAGATTGGGCGAATAGCGAGCAAATACGTCCGCGTTTCTCTACCCGCTCCCCCGCCGACCTCCCCTCCTCACTCCCCGGCGCTGACAGCGGACAAGGCCGAGGTCGCAACAGAGCAGGCCCGGCCGCCGAGGCTCGACCTGTCCACCCCACCTCCGCATCCTACCACACCTCACCAGCAGTCCAGAACCCGGTTCCCCGCCGAGCCGACCCTGGACAAGGTCGAGGCTAACAGAGATAACAGGGAGCACCGCAtcacaaccacaacaacaacagctgccAACATgaaccaccaccatcaccacacgcagcagcagcagcaacagaaagccGGCGAGCAGCAGCTCAGCGAACCAGAGGACATGGAGATGGAAGGTATGTAATGGTGCCAAGAAGGGTGAAGGGACACTTTACAGCCTATTTTGTCACGATTTAACTGCTGCACGTGAAATGCATGGAGTTTCATTTGTGCAAGCGGAGCTCAACTTTACAGTAAACACGAAGGCCCGAAGCTAGCTAGGATAGCCGGCTGCATTTTTGCTGATTGTGCGTCCGTTGCAGCATACTTGTGTGGAGCTGACCTCATTTTGCGTTATAAGCGAACGGAGCTTGAATTTCTCTCGGTATGCTTGCAGTAGTCGATTGCTTGTAAATAACCCAAATGAGCCGTTCAACCTCTGTCAGACATTAGCCACGGAAATCATTCATTCGTTTCGGTCACTTATTTGCAAATAAACCGTTAAGTTTTTGTTAACGGCCGTTTGCTGGAACAACTTCTCAGATGCAGTTTGCCAGATCATCGCAGTTTAAAATCAACATGCAGTCATAGAAATCCAGGCCCGCTAATTGTTGATAACCTAACGTTTAATGTTTGTAAACAGTGTGGCTGTTAGTCTGCAATTAACATGGAGCCATCGCTAGGTAAATTAATCTTGCTATGGTGCTTTGACTTCACAGTGGGCTTTAGGTTGATTTTGACAGTTATCGGCGCCCGCGTTTCTCGTCAAAGTTAGCTATTTCGTAAACAAAGTAACCGTTTGTGTCTGATAGCACAAAAATATCGCCCTTTAATAACAGCTCGACATTTAACGTTACGCCAGCCTTTCGGAAAGATAGTGTGTTAGCATCGTGTCTTGATGGTTTGTACATTAAATACGGGCCTGCAAAGTAACGATGTCGGTTAACAACAAGGTACAGTTTGTCAGTTTGACACCTAAAATGCGAAATCGGCACATTTGACCCCTCAATATGTGTAGTAAATACTTTCAATACAGAGAGTGCCGGGTGTCTGTTTTATTGCTGTGTGTCCTCATTTAGCTGGTAAAACGCAGTGTACATTGCTAACGAGACAGCTAATTTTAAGCTAGCCAATTAGCCCCGGGGCCCGCTTCTTTGCGTTCATTCGGCGGCTAGCATGCTAGTTAGCTGGTCGGCTAACACTCACGGAGGGGGTGTGTGGCGTTCCAAAATGGTGGCTTGTATTTTGCAACGTTCGATTCAGCTACTGCCTGAATGTTAGGCCTTGAATATTAGCTTCACGCAATGTAGATTGTTTCCCCCCTTTGCCCTAATTGCTGTTTAGCGGTATAATGTACCAACTCTGGGTGGTATTTTTTGTTTAGCATTAATTTAAGCGTGTTAGCTTGTACTTGTGATGCCAGCTAATGTTGGCTAATAACGGCCTGCAGATGAATATGTGTGCGGCTAGTGTTGCTACATAGCTAGGTTGCTAACGCAGATGCGTCAATCGTGATTTGCTAAATTGTGTGCTGTAACAAGTTTAGTCATGCTGCCAGAGCAGACGACAATGTGTCAGACTGAATGTAAATCAAGCTTTGGATTAGTTGTTTGCTAGTTTATATGTTGACGTTTGGCAGTGTTATGTCAAACAGCAGTGTTGGCAAGTAACGGTAGTCGCCGCTGCGGTAAGCCAGGCCCGCACAGAGGCAGCGCGGGGATTTGCTGCTTCATTGTATGGACGACCAAACGGCATGGAGCTCGCCATTTTTAAtgatctgtgtttttgttagtcAGCTTTGTAGTCAGGGCCACCTATGTTAGCGTTTAGCAAGCGATTCACACACTGAACATCTGCCCTAGTGTTTTATAAAGTTTTTATTAATGTCAACTTTGGGCAGAGTGGAGGCTTTGAGGGAGCCTTCAGCATCACTGCGTCATTTACTCCCAGGGATTTTATTatttgctcacacacacatttctgctTATTATCCGGCTTCACACAATATACAGCATATCTTATTTAATTACACAAAAGAGCAATTAGAAACAGCCCCAGGtgtcatttatattttttaatcgTCCGTTTTTATACTTGTGGTACTACTAGCAGGTGCACTCACCAGACTTCCTTACCCCTTAGTTGCTGGTTCACCCTTCTTGGATTCCCTCCCAGTGCACTGCAGCCTTACAAGGACATTGAAAACAAGTTGACACAATAAACTGCTTTTTTGTCTGACTGCTCATAGCAACAGATACCAAATTTGCTTCATGGCGTGAGGGTCTGTACACTTGCAGTGGGGTTAGTCCATCATCTGCTCTGCATATCTAAGTCATTTTATCTGTTTTCCACAGCAAAATATGCCAGGCTGTTGCTACCACGCAATCAATCTAGTGGTTATGCCTGTAGCAGCTCCTCAAACATGTCAGAAATGAATTGAAAACAAACAGTATGTTATTTGTCAAGGGATATCTCATGAAACCCAAGTTGTCTAATAGGACACGATTAACGACTAAGATGCTATTGAAATCATAAAAGGTATAATTCCAGTTATATTATTTGTCTTAGGGGTTTTTTGTACTGTAGAGAAACACAATTGATGTCTGATGCATCAAACAGCATTTCA from Epinephelus lanceolatus isolate andai-2023 chromosome 18, ASM4190304v1, whole genome shotgun sequence harbors:
- the hapstr1a gene encoding HUWE1-associated protein modifying stress responses 1; this encodes MEEKKEDGDSEIQEHGPEHWFSKWERQCLAEAEQREPSEEEADNDQEKLWHLFQNSATAVAQLYKDRVCHQQGLSLWVPFQNSATALTNLYKESAEAHQRSFDRGIQIGHQRRNRDMLAWVKKRRRTIRREDLISFLCGKAPPHRSSRANPRLTMVAPSRANSPAETGSSVEADLQPFREAIALHGLSGAMASISVRSGAPGSPTHVSGSSSNGGGAGVGGSSGSGPVCRSRRNGLQDVDLNTFISEEMALHLDSTGSASAGGGGTRKRNSTQCSDVITDSPTHKRNRMI